The following coding sequences lie in one Phenylobacterium immobile (ATCC 35973) genomic window:
- a CDS encoding tetratricopeptide repeat protein produces MTVLIEGKDVRVVLSPGSSKKLLAVTFTGRDHAPPAAMGAGQEFFEKNDISAVHIISKANHWWLTKEFAPTLDVVRSYADREGYKELITYGSSMGGYGALVGSGRLRANRMVASVPQYSIDPAKAPWEDRWLKDAAKLRFELEDFEKQVGRGDIYIFSDPLYEPDQKHVERIREHRPINHLKVSFAEHDVSRILVELGIISAVTLGAVRGEIDPAGFGRMVRDRRGSSPLLIGGASRLTRRRNKSKATDVLGGRAMEMLLAAPPERLRGEHERLVQGWVEFLIEKRRPEAALSALDRWAEVSRKENWLFQRLRARALYSMGDGARALQAASEALRGRPTERATMNLVADCVRDFATDEQAQAIYREFRDTFMRSGPAAQRLAKALRSAGLDIEADDLEARLSAA; encoded by the coding sequence ATGACGGTTCTGATCGAAGGAAAAGACGTTCGGGTCGTCCTTTCGCCAGGCAGTTCCAAGAAACTTCTGGCGGTGACCTTCACCGGGCGAGACCACGCACCGCCGGCCGCCATGGGCGCTGGCCAGGAATTCTTCGAGAAGAACGACATCAGCGCGGTCCACATCATCAGCAAGGCCAATCATTGGTGGCTGACCAAGGAATTTGCGCCCACGCTTGACGTCGTGCGGTCTTATGCTGATCGCGAAGGCTACAAAGAACTCATCACCTACGGTTCCAGCATGGGCGGCTATGGGGCGCTTGTGGGGTCGGGGCGGCTGCGAGCCAACCGCATGGTCGCCTCCGTCCCGCAGTACTCGATCGATCCGGCGAAGGCGCCGTGGGAAGATCGCTGGCTTAAGGACGCGGCCAAGCTGCGCTTTGAGCTTGAGGATTTTGAGAAGCAGGTCGGCAGGGGCGACATCTATATTTTTTCCGATCCGCTCTACGAGCCGGACCAGAAACACGTTGAACGAATCCGCGAACACCGCCCGATCAACCATCTGAAGGTGTCTTTCGCAGAGCATGACGTTTCGCGCATCTTGGTGGAACTGGGCATCATCAGCGCCGTGACCCTGGGCGCTGTTCGCGGCGAGATCGACCCTGCTGGGTTCGGACGCATGGTCCGCGATCGTCGCGGGTCATCGCCTCTGCTGATTGGCGGCGCCTCGCGCCTCACTCGTCGCCGCAACAAGTCCAAGGCGACGGACGTGCTCGGCGGACGCGCCATGGAGATGTTGCTGGCGGCGCCGCCGGAGCGATTACGCGGTGAGCATGAGCGCCTGGTCCAGGGTTGGGTTGAATTCCTGATTGAGAAGCGACGGCCGGAGGCGGCGCTGTCGGCCCTGGACCGTTGGGCGGAGGTGTCGCGGAAGGAAAACTGGCTGTTCCAGCGTCTCCGCGCCCGAGCGTTGTACAGCATGGGCGACGGGGCGCGGGCGCTCCAGGCCGCCAGCGAAGCCTTGCGGGGGCGCCCGACTGAACGGGCGACGATGAACCTCGTCGCCGACTGCGTTCGCGATTTCGCTACGGACGAACAGGCTCAGGCGATCTACCGGGAATTTCGGGACACCTTCATGCGCTCGGGCCCGGCTGCGCAGAGATTGGCTAAGGCGCTTCGCAGCGCTGGCCTTGATATTGAGGCTGACGACCTGGAAGCACGCCTCAGCGCCGCCTGA
- a CDS encoding acyltransferase: MTAAPGFIDAYQRVQRRGKECAELLGPGLTLPDVTDLDAYNVIHTETPAGAPMGKANFILVHKSTKIGKMVRFKFVGTHNVVVIGQEVDLGSMSISCFGKFGIVIIGDHCGFKTTRIALKHRAGSAVIGQGTSWVGGSIVVSEDDNQVVVGDECLFSWDLEIMPTDGHPIYDRKTGDRVNAAKPIFIGPRTWLGRGASISKGVRIARGSIIGQGSLVTKNTEEFCAYGGVPAKLLRRDVEWRRSFKEPFVPTED, from the coding sequence ATGACGGCCGCCCCCGGATTCATCGATGCCTACCAGCGTGTTCAACGTCGCGGCAAGGAATGCGCCGAACTGCTCGGACCGGGTCTCACCCTACCCGATGTAACAGACCTCGACGCCTACAATGTCATCCACACCGAGACCCCCGCTGGCGCGCCGATGGGCAAGGCCAACTTCATTCTCGTCCACAAGTCGACCAAGATCGGCAAGATGGTCCGGTTCAAGTTCGTCGGCACCCATAACGTCGTGGTTATCGGGCAAGAGGTCGACTTAGGCTCGATGAGCATCTCCTGCTTTGGCAAGTTCGGCATTGTGATCATCGGCGATCACTGCGGCTTCAAGACGACGCGAATCGCCCTGAAGCACCGCGCCGGCTCCGCCGTTATCGGCCAGGGTACGAGTTGGGTGGGCGGTTCGATCGTCGTGTCGGAAGACGACAATCAGGTGGTGGTCGGCGACGAATGCCTCTTCTCCTGGGACCTTGAGATCATGCCGACCGACGGCCACCCGATCTATGATCGCAAGACTGGCGACCGGGTCAATGCGGCCAAGCCGATCTTCATTGGGCCGCGGACATGGCTCGGCCGAGGCGCGTCGATCAGTAAGGGAGTACGTATCGCCCGAGGGTCGATCATCGGCCAGGGTTCCCTGGTGACAAAGAACACGGAAGAATTTTGCGCTTACGGCGGCGTGCCCGCCAAGCTGCTGCGCCGTGACGTCGAATGGCGCCGGTCTTTCAAGGAGCCCTTCGTTCCAACCGAGGACTAG
- a CDS encoding LysM peptidoglycan-binding domain-containing protein yields MTQFLPRTALILLATSAIAACSTSGTTPNFPIQNAPARVPPPAAMPPAVTAAPEDAPIAPRPTEAVESRPLDAPTATAPAAASPSAAPASPPTAPEPAPEPTPPPPAPEPPRYETVTRRSVTGRVVAVAGAPVSYTVKSGDNLDGISKRLGLTVEELKKLNKLKTDRIDPGDKLVGPRDEAKAYVAGQGDTLSAIGRRFGVTAEQLRAENELARNAVIRSGQTIRLPDGYKDRGPLVTSSQVLVSGSEAAIVPTPTPLPARRPTRPAPTVIPEPEPEAAAPPAGPEASSYRTVTTRSVTGRVIEIRGKAETYTVKSGDNLSSIARKLDTTVDQLMKDNKLKSSALDVGDTLTGPVGASSKAYVTVAGDTMADVAQRFRVTPRALAAENGLKVNATLRAGRRLNLPDGYRDRGALTTTKRIEVEAPARPAPAPTPPAPVRPASAPSSSPVTPAPAPEPRPAAPAWTPPPLPPRPRPAPTPVPTPAPAATTSPGYLPPEPAFRPAPLDRTPPAPAASGAAAVGDMAVANLGQGRFIWPMQGEIISDFGPKSVGQRNDGLNLRAVPGTAVRSAAAGDVVYAGDQVPGFGNLVLVKHAEGWVTAYGHLARVDVKMQQKVAQGQQLGQAGATGAVTEPQLHFEVRFAPNPTERARPVDPKLVLPSR; encoded by the coding sequence ATGACGCAATTCCTTCCGCGAACAGCTCTGATCCTCCTGGCCACGAGCGCGATAGCCGCCTGCTCGACCAGCGGGACCACGCCGAACTTCCCGATCCAGAACGCGCCTGCGCGCGTGCCGCCGCCGGCCGCCATGCCGCCCGCCGTCACGGCTGCGCCGGAAGATGCGCCGATCGCGCCCAGGCCGACGGAGGCGGTTGAATCGCGGCCGCTCGACGCGCCGACCGCCACGGCTCCGGCCGCTGCATCGCCCTCTGCGGCGCCGGCCTCTCCGCCGACCGCCCCGGAACCTGCTCCGGAGCCGACCCCGCCGCCGCCCGCGCCGGAACCGCCGCGCTACGAGACCGTGACCCGCCGCAGCGTCACCGGCCGCGTGGTGGCGGTCGCGGGTGCGCCGGTGAGCTACACGGTGAAGTCGGGCGACAACCTCGATGGCATTTCCAAGCGGCTTGGGCTCACGGTTGAGGAACTGAAGAAGCTCAACAAGCTCAAAACAGACCGGATCGACCCTGGCGACAAGCTCGTGGGACCGCGTGACGAGGCAAAGGCCTATGTCGCGGGGCAGGGTGACACGCTGTCGGCGATCGGCAGGCGCTTTGGCGTGACGGCTGAACAGCTGCGCGCCGAGAACGAACTGGCGCGCAACGCGGTGATCCGCTCAGGCCAGACCATTCGGCTGCCGGACGGCTACAAGGACCGCGGCCCGCTCGTGACCAGCAGCCAGGTTCTGGTGTCCGGCTCGGAGGCCGCCATCGTGCCGACGCCGACGCCGCTGCCCGCGCGTCGTCCGACCCGGCCTGCGCCGACCGTGATCCCGGAGCCAGAGCCGGAAGCCGCCGCACCCCCCGCCGGGCCCGAGGCGTCGAGCTATCGGACCGTGACCACTCGTAGCGTCACCGGCCGGGTCATTGAGATCCGCGGCAAGGCGGAAACCTACACGGTCAAGTCCGGCGACAACCTGTCCAGCATCGCACGCAAGCTCGACACCACGGTCGATCAGCTGATGAAGGACAACAAGCTGAAGTCGAGCGCCCTGGACGTCGGCGACACGCTCACAGGTCCTGTGGGCGCCTCTTCAAAGGCCTATGTCACGGTCGCCGGCGACACCATGGCCGATGTCGCCCAGCGCTTCCGCGTGACGCCACGCGCCCTGGCGGCGGAGAACGGCCTCAAGGTCAACGCCACGCTCAGGGCCGGCCGCCGGTTGAACCTGCCGGACGGCTACCGCGACCGCGGCGCGCTTACGACCACCAAACGGATCGAGGTCGAGGCGCCTGCGCGGCCGGCTCCCGCGCCGACGCCCCCTGCGCCGGTTCGCCCGGCGTCAGCTCCATCGTCGTCGCCCGTGACGCCTGCGCCTGCGCCGGAACCGCGTCCCGCCGCCCCGGCGTGGACGCCGCCGCCGCTTCCGCCGCGCCCGCGGCCTGCCCCCACCCCGGTCCCCACGCCTGCGCCGGCGGCGACCACTTCGCCAGGCTACCTGCCCCCTGAACCGGCGTTCCGCCCCGCGCCCCTCGATCGAACCCCGCCTGCGCCCGCCGCCAGCGGCGCGGCCGCGGTGGGCGACATGGCGGTCGCCAACCTCGGCCAGGGCCGCTTCATCTGGCCGATGCAGGGCGAGATCATTTCCGACTTCGGGCCGAAGTCGGTCGGCCAGCGCAACGATGGTTTGAACCTGCGCGCCGTGCCGGGCACGGCGGTTCGTTCAGCGGCGGCCGGTGACGTGGTCTACGCCGGCGACCAGGTGCCGGGCTTCGGCAATCTGGTGCTGGTCAAGCACGCCGAAGGCTGGGTCACGGCCTATGGCCATCTGGCGCGCGTCGACGTGAAGATGCAGCAGAAGGTCGCCCAGGGGCAGCAACTCGGCCAAGCCGGCGCGACCGGCGCCGTCACCGAGCCGCAGCTACACTTCGAGGTCCGCTTCGCGCCCAATCCGACGGAACGCGCGCGGCCGGTCGATCCCAAGCTGGTGTTGCCCTCTCGTTAA
- a CDS encoding protein-L-isoaspartate(D-aspartate) O-methyltransferase yields MSKPKDHEEPGAELARLMLALRAQGVTAANVLKAIETTPREVFTPDLFKARAWEDSALPIACGQTISQPFIVGLMTQALRIDKRDRVLEIGTGSGYQTTILSKLSRLVYTVERYRTLMREAEARFKTLGLVNVITRFGDGGEGWPEQAPFDRIMVTAAAPDEPKALLSQLKPSGVLVAPIGKGPVQSLRRYTGDGQGGFSVETLTDVRFVPLLEGVAKEL; encoded by the coding sequence ATGAGCAAGCCCAAAGATCACGAAGAGCCGGGCGCCGAGCTCGCCCGCCTGATGCTGGCGCTGCGCGCCCAGGGCGTCACCGCCGCCAACGTCCTGAAGGCCATCGAGACCACGCCGCGCGAGGTGTTCACGCCGGACCTTTTCAAGGCCCGGGCCTGGGAGGATTCGGCCCTACCGATCGCCTGCGGCCAGACGATCAGCCAACCCTTCATCGTCGGCCTGATGACCCAGGCCCTGCGGATCGACAAGCGCGATCGGGTGCTCGAGATCGGCACCGGCTCGGGCTACCAGACGACCATCCTCTCGAAGCTGTCGAGGCTGGTCTACACGGTGGAGCGCTACCGGACGCTGATGCGCGAGGCCGAGGCCCGCTTCAAGACCCTGGGTCTCGTGAATGTGATCACCCGCTTCGGCGACGGCGGGGAGGGGTGGCCAGAGCAGGCGCCTTTTGACCGCATTATGGTCACAGCCGCGGCGCCCGATGAACCTAAGGCCTTGTTGTCGCAACTGAAACCGTCGGGGGTTCTTGTGGCGCCAATCGGCAAGGGGCCGGTGCAAAGCCTTCGTCGTTACACTGGCGACGGGCAGGGCGGCTTCAGTGTAGAAACCCTGACAGATGTGCGTTTCGTGCCCTTGCTGGAGGGTGTGGCTAAGGAGCTGTGA
- the surE gene encoding 5'/3'-nucleotidase SurE, with protein MRILVTNDDGFHAPGLAALVRIAETLSDDVWVVAPEFEQSGASRALTLAEPIRIRQYAPRRFSTTGTPTDCVMLGVNDVLADGRPDLVLSGVNRGANLGEDVSMSGTVAGAIEAMAMGVPGIALSQAGYEPTDLSFAPAEHFAPGIIRRVMEIGWPADVIMNINFPNLPIEQITEVEVTRQGFRDAHIRHAEKRQDLRGQPYYWVGFRLEDSKPADGTDLAAAQAGKISVTPLHIDLTHMPTVHDLKQVLGGSPPRA; from the coding sequence GTGAGAATCCTCGTCACCAATGACGACGGCTTCCACGCGCCGGGCCTGGCCGCGCTGGTCCGGATCGCTGAGACCTTGAGCGACGACGTTTGGGTGGTCGCGCCCGAGTTTGAACAGTCCGGCGCCAGCCGAGCGCTGACGCTCGCCGAGCCGATCCGTATTCGCCAGTACGCACCGCGCCGCTTCTCAACGACGGGCACGCCGACTGACTGCGTCATGCTGGGCGTCAACGACGTCCTGGCCGATGGCCGGCCTGACCTCGTGCTCTCGGGCGTCAATCGCGGCGCGAACCTTGGCGAAGACGTCAGCATGTCCGGCACGGTCGCCGGGGCCATAGAGGCGATGGCCATGGGGGTTCCCGGCATCGCTTTGTCGCAAGCCGGCTACGAGCCGACCGACCTCTCCTTCGCGCCCGCCGAGCATTTTGCGCCGGGCATCATCCGGCGCGTCATGGAGATCGGCTGGCCAGCTGACGTCATCATGAACATCAATTTCCCGAACCTGCCGATCGAACAGATCACAGAGGTGGAGGTCACCCGCCAAGGCTTCCGCGACGCCCATATCCGCCACGCCGAGAAGCGCCAGGACCTGCGCGGCCAGCCCTACTATTGGGTGGGCTTCCGCCTGGAGGACTCCAAGCCCGCGGACGGCACGGACCTGGCGGCGGCCCAAGCCGGCAAGATTTCCGTCACCCCCCTGCACATCGACCTCACCCATATGCCGACGGTCCACGACCTGAAGCAGGTGTTGGGCGGCTCGCCTCCGCGCGCCTGA
- the serS gene encoding serine--tRNA ligase: MHDIRALRETPDAYARGWDSKGLSGQALVEQILGHDTRLRAAQTTLQTAQSRRNEASRLIGQAKARKDEAEAQRLMAEVEGLKGVLASEGEAEAAANGALRELLTSLPNIPAPDVPPGKDEDDNVEVGRWGEPYAIANPRDHVSLGEPGRLMDFEAAARMSGSRFVVLRGQLARLERAIGQFMLDMQTTEHGYLEISPPLLVRDEAMFGTAQLPKFAEDLFRTTDDRWLISTAEVSLTNLVREQITPQEELPLRLTALTPCFRSEAGASGRDTRGMIRQHQFTKVEMVSITAPEDSEAEHERMLGCAQAVLKRLELPFRTMQLCAGDMGFSSRKTFDLEVWIPSEGRYREISSVSNCGDFQARRMDARTRAAGEKGSRFVHTLNGSGLAVGRTLVAILENYQDEDGRIAVPQALHPYMPGVTHIGGPKAGASA, translated from the coding sequence ATGCACGACATCCGAGCCCTTCGCGAGACTCCCGACGCCTATGCGCGCGGCTGGGACTCCAAGGGTCTTTCAGGCCAGGCCCTGGTTGAGCAGATCCTCGGCCACGACACCCGCCTGCGCGCGGCCCAGACCACGCTGCAGACCGCCCAGAGTCGCCGCAATGAAGCCTCCAGGCTGATCGGCCAGGCTAAGGCCAGGAAGGACGAGGCCGAAGCCCAACGCCTGATGGCCGAGGTCGAGGGCCTCAAAGGCGTGCTGGCCAGCGAAGGCGAGGCCGAAGCCGCCGCTAACGGCGCCCTGCGCGAGTTGCTCACCAGCCTGCCTAACATCCCCGCGCCGGACGTGCCGCCAGGCAAGGACGAGGACGACAACGTCGAGGTCGGCCGTTGGGGCGAGCCCTACGCCATCGCCAATCCGCGCGATCACGTGAGTCTGGGTGAACCCGGTCGCCTGATGGACTTCGAAGCCGCCGCTCGCATGAGCGGCTCGCGCTTTGTCGTCCTGCGCGGGCAGTTGGCGCGATTGGAACGCGCCATCGGCCAGTTCATGCTCGACATGCAGACGACGGAGCACGGCTATCTTGAGATCAGCCCGCCGCTCCTGGTGCGTGACGAGGCGATGTTCGGCACCGCCCAACTGCCGAAGTTCGCTGAGGATCTGTTCCGGACCACTGATGACCGGTGGTTGATCTCCACCGCGGAGGTCTCGCTGACCAATCTTGTCCGCGAGCAGATCACGCCGCAGGAGGAACTGCCGCTCCGACTGACGGCGCTCACGCCTTGTTTCCGGTCCGAGGCCGGCGCCTCTGGCCGCGACACCCGCGGCATGATCCGCCAGCATCAGTTCACTAAGGTCGAGATGGTGTCGATCACCGCGCCGGAAGACTCTGAAGCCGAGCACGAGCGGATGCTGGGCTGCGCCCAGGCTGTGTTGAAGCGCCTGGAGCTGCCTTTCCGCACCATGCAGCTTTGCGCTGGCGACATGGGCTTTTCTTCGCGAAAGACCTTCGATCTGGAGGTCTGGATTCCCTCGGAAGGCCGCTATCGGGAGATCAGCTCCGTCTCTAACTGCGGCGACTTCCAGGCGCGTCGGATGGATGCGCGCACCCGGGCCGCCGGCGAGAAGGGCTCGCGCTTCGTTCACACGCTGAACGGCTCTGGCCTGGCGGTCGGCCGGACTCTGGTCGCGATCCTGGAGAACTATCAGGACGAGGATGGCCGCATCGCGGTGCCGCAGGCGCTTCACCCCTATATGCCTGGCGTAACCCATATCGGCGGCCCGAAAGCCGGCGCGTCGGCGTGA
- the tatC gene encoding twin-arginine translocase subunit TatC has translation MSLDDDSEIEASRAPLLEHLVELRKRLIISVAALGIGFLICFTWSTQIYVLLLHPFGVAAQLLAARQSAPPETGIFAVFEGGANLFLTLIGLREAPPLASSAAGLKLVFTAPLEFFFTKLKLAGFGAVVLGFPVLAWQVYAFVAPGLYKRERRAFLPFLLAAPALFILGASLVYYIILPFVLWFSLSQQIVGVGAISVELLPKVSDYLSLVTTLLLAFGLCFQLPVVLTLLGMAGVVNAKMLSAGRRYAIVGVFVVAAVLTPPDPISQTLLAVPLILLYEVSIWCVRLIELRRAKEADAAD, from the coding sequence ATGAGCCTCGACGACGACTCCGAAATCGAAGCCTCGCGCGCGCCGCTGCTCGAGCACCTGGTCGAACTGCGCAAGCGCCTGATCATCTCGGTCGCCGCCTTGGGGATCGGCTTCCTCATCTGCTTCACGTGGTCGACGCAGATCTATGTGCTGCTGCTGCACCCGTTCGGCGTCGCGGCCCAGCTGCTCGCCGCACGCCAGTCGGCGCCGCCCGAGACAGGAATCTTCGCCGTCTTCGAGGGCGGGGCCAACCTGTTCCTGACCCTGATCGGCCTGCGCGAGGCGCCGCCGCTGGCTTCCAGCGCGGCTGGGCTCAAGCTGGTTTTCACCGCGCCGCTCGAGTTCTTTTTCACCAAGCTGAAGCTGGCCGGCTTCGGCGCCGTGGTCCTGGGATTCCCAGTACTGGCCTGGCAAGTCTACGCCTTTGTGGCGCCCGGCCTCTATAAGCGCGAGCGTCGCGCCTTCCTGCCGTTCCTCCTGGCCGCGCCGGCCCTGTTCATCCTGGGCGCCTCGCTGGTCTACTACATCATCCTGCCCTTCGTTCTGTGGTTCTCGCTGTCCCAGCAGATTGTCGGCGTAGGCGCAATCTCGGTGGAGTTGCTGCCCAAGGTCTCCGATTATCTGAGCCTGGTGACGACCCTGCTGCTGGCCTTCGGCCTGTGTTTCCAGTTGCCGGTCGTCCTGACGCTGCTCGGCATGGCCGGAGTCGTGAACGCCAAGATGCTGTCAGCCGGCCGGCGGTACGCCATCGTCGGCGTCTTCGTGGTGGCCGCCGTCCTGACGCCGCCCGATCCGATTAGCCAGACCTTGCTCGCCGTGCCGCTGATCCTCCTCTACGAGGTATCGATCTGGTGCGTGCGCCTTATTGAGCTTCGCCGCGCCAAGGAGGCCGACGCAGCCGACTGA
- the tatB gene encoding Sec-independent protein translocase protein TatB: MLPEIGASELLVIAVVALIVVGPKDLPALLRKLGQMMAKARGMAADFRASFDEMARQSELDELRREVEAMRRGQLADIGQAEASETFGEIRKSLNAADWADTAQAADPPMTIEQIPEAGPEPKPARRRSPKPKVAADAAAKPAARKSRAKAKPTADDAA, encoded by the coding sequence ATGCTTCCCGAAATCGGCGCTTCAGAGCTGCTTGTCATCGCCGTCGTGGCCTTGATCGTGGTCGGTCCCAAGGATCTGCCGGCCCTTTTGCGCAAGCTCGGCCAGATGATGGCCAAGGCGCGCGGGATGGCCGCCGACTTCCGGGCGAGCTTCGACGAAATGGCCCGCCAATCTGAGCTCGACGAACTGCGCCGCGAGGTCGAGGCGATGCGCCGCGGCCAGCTGGCCGATATCGGCCAGGCTGAGGCCAGCGAGACTTTCGGCGAGATCCGCAAGAGCCTTAACGCCGCCGACTGGGCTGACACCGCCCAGGCTGCTGACCCGCCGATGACCATCGAACAGATCCCTGAGGCTGGCCCGGAGCCGAAGCCGGCCCGCAGGCGCTCACCGAAGCCGAAGGTCGCGGCTGACGCCGCCGCCAAACCCGCTGCGCGCAAGTCCCGCGCCAAGGCTAAACCGACCGCGGACGACGCCGCATGA
- a CDS encoding twin-arginine translocase TatA/TatE family subunit: protein MGSLSWVHWLIVLVIMVVLFGGRGKLSGLMGDAAKGIRAFKDGLKGDEAEVAEEEEARPLPRTASKTTAAKKTKTSA, encoded by the coding sequence ATGGGTTCGCTAAGTTGGGTTCACTGGCTCATCGTCCTGGTCATTATGGTCGTGCTGTTCGGCGGCCGCGGCAAGCTGTCGGGTCTGATGGGCGACGCCGCCAAGGGAATCCGCGCCTTCAAGGACGGCCTCAAGGGCGATGAAGCCGAGGTCGCCGAAGAGGAAGAGGCCAGGCCTCTGCCGCGCACGGCGTCGAAGACCACGGCCGCCAAGAAGACCAAGACCAGCGCCTGA
- the scpB gene encoding SMC-Scp complex subunit ScpB, with amino-acid sequence MSAADTEREVEALLFAAAGPLSEAELERRLPQGAGVAAALAALQARYAGRGVELVCVAGRWRLQTAADLAWLMTEERDEPRRLSKAAQETLAIIAYHQPVTRAEIELVRGVQTSRGTLDTLLELSLVRMRGRRRTPGRPVTFGTTDRFLEHFGLANLADLPGIGEMRAAGLLSLDLPADFAVPTPGATDGVDEDPLEDEAPEFNQDFIGEREDEA; translated from the coding sequence ATGAGCGCGGCCGACACCGAACGCGAGGTCGAGGCGTTGTTGTTCGCCGCGGCCGGCCCGCTCAGCGAGGCCGAACTGGAGCGGCGACTGCCGCAGGGCGCCGGTGTCGCCGCGGCCCTCGCCGCCTTGCAGGCGCGCTACGCCGGTCGCGGCGTGGAGCTGGTTTGCGTCGCCGGCCGGTGGCGGTTGCAGACCGCCGCGGACCTCGCCTGGCTGATGACCGAGGAGCGCGACGAGCCACGTCGCCTCTCCAAGGCCGCCCAGGAGACCCTGGCGATCATCGCCTATCACCAGCCGGTCACGCGGGCGGAGATCGAGCTGGTCCGTGGCGTCCAGACCAGCCGCGGCACGCTGGACACCCTGCTGGAGTTGAGCCTGGTGCGCATGCGCGGACGCCGGCGGACGCCGGGCCGACCCGTGACCTTCGGTACGACCGACCGCTTTCTCGAACACTTCGGTCTGGCGAACCTTGCCGACCTGCCCGGCATCGGCGAGATGCGCGCGGCGGGCTTGCTCAGCCTCGACCTGCCGGCGGATTTCGCCGTGCCGACGCCCGGGGCGACGGACGGGGTCGATGAGGATCCGCTCGAGGATGAGGCGCCGGAATTTAACCAGGACTTCATCGGCGAGCGCGAGGACGAAGCCTGA
- a CDS encoding segregation and condensation protein A encodes MNRPLRDKAFQPALDFLSATGAAEDGEALIVDLDGYEGPLHVLLALARSQKVDLMRLSISRLADQYLAFVQQARRRRFSLAADYLVMAAWLAYLKSRLLLPRAERPTAEEPPAEEVAQRPAFRLAKLDAMRRANERLQNRPHLGRDVFVRGDPQAIRIMPSSEIEGDLYALMSAYVGQRARAQEVRYTPRPPEAYPLEEARDRLRQLLPELAAWTPLADVAPEEAGQGEDGPSRASFVASTLSASLELVKEGALEARQADAFAAIYLRARAAPRRAA; translated from the coding sequence ATGAACCGGCCGCTGCGCGACAAGGCGTTCCAGCCCGCTCTGGACTTCCTGTCGGCGACTGGCGCGGCGGAGGACGGCGAGGCCCTGATCGTAGATCTTGACGGCTATGAAGGCCCGCTGCACGTCCTCCTGGCCCTGGCGCGCAGCCAGAAGGTCGACCTGATGCGGCTGTCGATCAGCCGGCTGGCTGATCAGTACCTGGCCTTTGTCCAGCAAGCACGTCGGCGGCGGTTCTCCCTGGCGGCCGACTATCTCGTGATGGCGGCTTGGCTCGCCTATCTGAAATCCCGACTGCTTCTCCCGCGGGCCGAGCGGCCGACTGCGGAGGAACCGCCCGCCGAGGAAGTCGCCCAGCGCCCGGCCTTCCGGCTCGCCAAGCTCGACGCCATGCGCCGGGCCAATGAACGGTTGCAGAATCGGCCGCACCTGGGCCGCGACGTCTTCGTCCGCGGCGATCCGCAGGCGATCCGGATTATGCCGTCCAGCGAGATCGAGGGCGACCTCTACGCTCTGATGAGCGCCTATGTGGGTCAGCGCGCCCGCGCCCAGGAGGTTCGCTACACGCCGCGCCCGCCGGAAGCCTATCCATTGGAGGAGGCGCGCGATCGCCTTCGCCAGTTGCTGCCCGAGCTTGCAGCCTGGACGCCGCTCGCCGATGTGGCGCCGGAGGAGGCTGGTCAGGGCGAAGACGGGCCCAGCCGCGCCTCTTTCGTCGCCTCGACGCTGTCGGCCAGTCTGGAACTGGTCAAGGAAGGCGCCCTTGAGGCGCGCCAGGCCGACGCCTTCGCCGCCATCTACCTGCGCGCCCGCGCCGCGCCGCGCCGGGCCGCATGA